From the Palaemon carinicauda isolate YSFRI2023 chromosome 42, ASM3689809v2, whole genome shotgun sequence genome, one window contains:
- the LOC137633095 gene encoding putative per-hexamer repeat protein 5: MSTMLQRLLKITPVTTMMTNTKNIRDENRNLQTSHELPLVACTASCRSTTDTTTGTTTGTTTATTTGRTTTATTTGTTTGTTTATTTDTTTATTTATTTGTTTGTTTATTTGKTTATTTAITTGTTTGTTTGTTTGTTTGTTTATTTGTTTGTTTATTTGTFGTTTGTTTGTTTGTTTGTTTGTTTGTTTGTTTGTTTGTTTATTTGTSTGTTTATTTGTTTGTTTGTTTGTTTATTTGTTTGTTTATTTGTTTATTTATTTATTTETTTATTTGTTTATTTGTTTGTTTATTTGTTTETTTATTTGTTTGTTTGTTTGTTTGTTTGTTTATTTGTTTGTTTATTTGTTTATTTGTTTATTTETKTATTTGTTISTSAT; this comes from the exons ATGTCAACAATGCTTCAACGACTACTAAAAATTACCCCAGTCACAACTATGATGACTAACACTAAAAATATCAGGGATGAAAATAGAAACTTGCAAACATCGCACGAACTACCTCTTGTAGCATGTACTGCCTCTTGTA GATCAACGACagatactaccactggtactactactggaactactactgctactactacaggaa gaactaccactgctactaccactggtacaactacaggaactaccactgctactaccactgatACAACTAcag caactaccactgctactaccactggaactactacaggaactaccactgctactaccactggtaaaACTACAGCAACTACAACTGCTattaccactggtacaactacgggaactaccactggtacaactacgggaactaccactg gaactaccactgctactactactggtacaactacaggaactacaactgctactaccactggtacctTTGGTACCactacgggaactaccactggtacgactacaggaactaccacgggtactactacaggaactaccactg gaactactactggtacaaccactggtacaactacaggaactaccactgctacaaCCACTGGTACttctacaggaactaccactgctactaccactg gaactactactggtacaaccactggtacaactacaggaactacaactgctactaccactggtacaacaacAGGAACTACCACCGCTactactactggaactaccactgctactactacagcaactaccactgctactactactgaaactaccactgctactaccacag gaactaccactgctactaccactggtacaactacaggaactaccactgctactaccactggaacTACTACagaaactaccactgctactaccactggtacaactacaggaactaccactg gaactactactggtacaaccactggtacaactacaggaactacaactgctactaccactggtacaacaacAGGAACTACCACCGCTactactactggaactaccactgctactactacaggaactaccactgctactactactgaaaCTAAAACTGCTACTACCACAGGTACAACTATATCTACCAGTGCCACTTAA
- the LOC137633094 gene encoding period circadian protein-like → MSTMLQRLLKITPVTTMMTNTENIRDENRNLQTSHELPLVACTASCRSTTDTTTGTTTGTTTATTTGRTTTATSTGTTTGTTTATTTGTFGTTTGTTTGTTTGTTTGTTTGTTTGTTTGTTTGTTTGTTTATTTGTSTGTTTATTTGTTTATTTGTTTGTTTGTTKGTTTGTTTGTTTGTTTGTTTATTTGTTTATTTGTTTATTTGTTISTSAT, encoded by the exons ATGTCAACAATGCTTCAACGACTACTAAAAATTACCCCAGTCACAACTATGATGACTAACACTGAAAATATCAGGGATGAAAATAGAAACTTGCAAACATCGCACGAACTACCTCTTGTAGCATGTACTGCCTCTTGTA GATCAACGACagatactaccactggtactactactggaactactactgctactactacaggaa gaactaccactgctactagtactggtacaactacaggaactacaactgctactaccactggtacctTTGGTACCactacgggaactaccactggtacgactacaggaactaccacgggtactactacaggaactaccactg gaactactactggtacaaccactggtacaactacaggaactaccactgctacaaCCACTGGTACttctacaggaactaccactgctactaccactg gaactaccactgctactactactggtacaactacaggaactaccactggtactactaaaGGAACTACaacaggtactactacaggaactaccactggtactactacaggaactaccactgctactaccactg gaactaccactgctactactactggaactaccactgctactactacaggtaCAACTATATCTACCAGTGCCACTTAA